The following are from one region of the Gammaproteobacteria bacterium genome:
- a CDS encoding malate dehydrogenase, which produces MKSPIRIAVTGATGQICYNLLYRIAAGEMLGKDQPVILQLHDVTEAQPFFDAVVMELYDCAFPLLTEIITTDNPEVAFNNADIVLLVGARPRGENMERKDLLAANGPIFIEQGRALNVAAKRSVKVLVVGNPANTNAYITLKNAPDLNPSNFSAMLRLDHNRALSQVALKLRVSVADIKRMIVWGNHSNTQFPDLSHAIIGNDKVSSLIIGDSAWVENHFIPTVQKRGTAIIEARRGKSSAASAANAIINHMQDWIFGTREGDWVSMGVPSNGCYGIASGVIYSFPVTCQNSQYKIVEGLEISQTDKEKMQKSYQELLAEQEAIRHLLA; this is translated from the coding sequence ATGAAATCGCCTATTCGCATAGCCGTTACCGGCGCTACCGGACAGATTTGTTATAACCTGCTCTATCGCATTGCAGCAGGTGAGATGCTTGGAAAAGATCAACCGGTCATTCTGCAATTGCATGATGTAACCGAAGCGCAGCCTTTCTTTGATGCAGTTGTCATGGAATTGTATGACTGCGCTTTCCCTTTACTGACCGAAATCATCACCACCGATAATCCGGAAGTAGCGTTCAATAACGCCGATATTGTGTTGCTCGTCGGCGCGCGGCCACGCGGAGAAAATATGGAACGCAAAGACCTGCTTGCTGCCAATGGCCCCATCTTCATTGAACAAGGAAGAGCGCTGAATGTTGCTGCTAAGCGAAGTGTTAAAGTGCTGGTTGTTGGCAATCCTGCCAACACTAATGCCTATATCACTTTAAAAAACGCCCCCGATCTCAATCCCAGCAACTTCTCTGCCATGCTGAGACTGGATCACAATCGTGCGCTATCGCAAGTTGCGTTAAAACTACGGGTATCGGTAGCAGACATTAAGCGAATGATTGTTTGGGGAAACCATTCCAATACGCAGTTTCCGGATTTAAGCCATGCCATCATTGGCAACGACAAGGTTTCTTCGCTTATCATCGGTGACTCGGCATGGGTAGAAAATCACTTCATTCCAACAGTGCAAAAACGCGGCACAGCAATCATTGAAGCACGCCGCGGCAAATCCAGCGCGGCCAGTGCAGCCAACGCCATCATCAATCATATGCAGGATTGGATTTTTGGTACCCGAGAAGGTGATTGGGTTTCAATGGGCGTTCCCTCCAATGGTTGCTATGGAATAGCATCTGGAGTCATTTACAGTTTCCCGGTTACCTGTCAAAACAGTCAATACAAAATTGTCGAAGGATTGGAAATAAGCCAGACAGACAAGGAAAAAATGCAAAAAAGCTACCAGGAATTGCTTGCTGAACAGGAAGCGATCAGGCATTTGTTGGCCTAA
- a CDS encoding DUF4156 domain-containing protein, which produces MKKTLIVICSALILSSCAWVKVTSQGESVRLVHTAKAIESCKKLGRVNAKVVSHVIFNRDADKVAEELADLARNEAALMRGDTIIPISEIVDGRRSFGVYQCF; this is translated from the coding sequence ATGAAAAAAACTTTGATCGTCATCTGCAGCGCTTTAATCCTGTCTTCTTGCGCATGGGTTAAGGTCACATCGCAAGGTGAAAGTGTGCGTCTAGTGCACACGGCTAAAGCAATTGAGTCATGCAAAAAATTAGGGAGAGTCAATGCAAAGGTTGTCAGTCATGTCATTTTCAATCGCGATGCAGACAAAGTTGCCGAGGAATTAGCTGATCTTGCGCGTAATGAGGCAGCTTTGATGCGCGGCGATACAATTATTCCCATCTCGGAAATTGTCGATGGAAGACGCAGTTTTGGCGTTTATCAATGTTTCTAG